A stretch of the Vitis riparia cultivar Riparia Gloire de Montpellier isolate 1030 chromosome 13, EGFV_Vit.rip_1.0, whole genome shotgun sequence genome encodes the following:
- the LOC117928806 gene encoding auxin response factor 18 — MISLMDPMKELDKCLDPQLWHACAGGMVHMPSLNSRVVYFPQGHAEHAYGNVDFGNPRIPPLVLCRVSAVKYLADPESDEVYAKIRLIPLRNTEGETEDDVLMGGNGIEAPEKPASFAKTLTQSDANNGGGFSVPRYCAETIFPRLDYSADPPVQTILAKDVHGETWRFRHIYRGTPRRHLLTTGWSNFVNKKNLVAGDSIVFLRAENGDLCVGIRRAKRAGCGPESPSGWNPASGNGTSPYRGYSGFLREDENRPILTHSNAGFRGKGRVRAESVAEAATLAANGQPFVIVYYPRASTPEFCVKASSVRAAMQIQWCPGMKFKMAFETDDSSRISWFMGNISSVHVNDPIRWPNSPWRLLQVTWDEPDLLQNVKRVNPWLVELVSHVPSIHLSPFSPPRKKLRLQQQSEFPLVGQIPMPSFSSNALRPSSPLCCISDNIPAGIQGARHAQFGLSSSDLHFNKLQLGLFPLGLQQQLDQTAPPSSILSGNTMSNHENNENISCLLTIGNSTQNSKKNNEIKAPYFFLFGQPILIEQQVSQSCSGDTAGISSSDGNPEKTPNFSDGSGSAFHQNGPQESSSDEGLLTWYKDHQKTNLGLETGHCKVFMESEDVGRTLDLSILGSYEELYRKLANMFGIERAEMLSNVLYRDEAGIVKHIGDAPFGEFLKTARRLTILADSAATP, encoded by the exons atgatcAGTCTTATGGATCCCATGAAGGAGTTGGACAAGTGCTTGGATCCTCAATTATGGCATGCCTGTGCAGGAGGAATGGTGCATATGCCATCCCTTAATTCTAGGGTCGTCTACTTCCCTCAGGGCCATGCTGAACACGCCTATGGGAATGTGGATTTTGGGAATCCCCGGATTCCCCCGCTTGTCCTCTGCAGAGTATCTGCTGTAAAATACTTGGCGGATCCAGAGTCAGATGAGGTTTATGCCAAGATAAGGTTGATTCCATTGAGAAACACTGAGGGTGAAACGGAAGATGATGTGTTAATGGGAGGCAATGGAATTGAGGCTCCTGAGAAACCAGCTTCTTTTGCAAAGACCTTGACACAGTCTGATGCAAATAATGGTGGAGGTTTCTCCGTCCCTCGTTACTGTGCTGAGACGATCTTTCCACGCTTGGATTACTCAGCAGACCCGCCTGTCCAAACTATCCTTGCAAAGGATGTACATGGTGAGACTTGGAGGTTTCGGCATATCTATAGGGGAACTCCACGACGCCATCTTTTAACAACAGGATGGAGCAACTTTGTAAACAAGAAGAATCTTGTTGCAGGGGACTCGATTGTGTTCTTGAGAGCAGAAAATGGGGATCTCTGTGTTGGAATTCGGCGGGCAAAGAGGGCTGGCTGTGGACCTGAGTCTCCATCTGGTTGGAACCCAGCATCTGGAAATGGTACCTCTCCATATAGGGGATATTCTGGGTTCTTGAGGGAGGATGAGAATAGGCCGATATTAACACATTCCAATGCGGGATTCAGGGGAAAGGGAAGAGTAAGGGCTGAATCTGTTGCTGAAGCTGCAACACTTGCTGCGAATGGCCAGCCCTTTGTTATTGTTTACTATCCACGTGCAAGCACTCCTGAGTTTTGTGTGAAGGCCTCATCTGTGAGAGCGGCAATGCAGATCCAGTGGTGTCCTGGAATGAAGTTCAAAATGGCTTTTGAAACCGATGATTCTTCTCGGATTAGCTGGTTCATGGGAAACATTTCTTCTGTTCACGTTAATGACCCCATTCGCTGGCCTAATTCTCCATGGCGGCTTCTTCAG GTAACATGGGATGAGCCAGATTTACTCCAGAATGTGAAGCGAGTTAACCCCTGGTTGGTTGAATTGGTGTCACACGTGCCCTCTATCCATCTATCCCCCTTCTCACCACCAAGAAAGAAGTTGCGGCTTCAACAACAGTCAGAATTCCCCCTAGTTGGCCAAATTCCAATGCCATCATTTTCCAGCAACGCCCTCAGGCCAAGCAGCCCCTTGTGTTGTATATCTGACAACATTCCTGCAGGCATACAGGGAGCCAGGCATGCTCAATTCGGACTATCTTCATCAGATCTCCATTTCAACAAACTGCAGTTGGGTCTGTTTCCACTTGGTTTACAGCAGCAGCTTGATCAGACTGCCCCACCTTCCAGTATTCTTAGTGGGAATACCATGAGCAACCATGAGAacaatgaaaatatttcttGCTTGCTTACAATTGGAAATTCCACACAGAACTcgaagaaaaataatgaaataaaggcACCTTATTTCTTCCTCTTTGGTCAACCTATTCTCATTGAGCAGCAGGTTTCTCAGAGCTGCTCTGGTGATACAGCTGGAATCAGTTCATCAGATGGAAATCCAGAGAAAACGCCAAATTTCTCAGACGGTTCTGGATCTGCATTTCACCAGAATGGCCCACAGGAGAGCTCCTCGGATGAAGGGCTCCTCACTTGGTACAAAGATCACCAAAAAACTAATCTTGGCCTGGAGACTGGTCACTGCAAGGTGTTCATGGAATCAGAGGATGTGGGTCGGACTCTTGATCTGTCAATACTTGGTTCATATGAAGAACTCTATAGAAAGTTGGCCAACATGTTTGGCATAGAAAGAGCTGAGATGCTGAGCAATGTACTCTACCGGGATGAGGCGGGCATTGTTAAGCACATTGGAGATGCACCCTTTGG TGAGTTTTTGAAGACAGCAAGAAGGCTAACAATTCTGGCCGACTCGGCAGCAACACCCTAG